The following coding sequences are from one Myxococcus guangdongensis window:
- the panC gene encoding pantoate--beta-alanine ligase has protein sequence MAPAVLRTVEEVKAWAAGLAREGRRLALVPTMGYLHEGHLSLIREGRRRADVVAVSIFVNPTQFGPREDLSRYPRDFEGDLRKCGEAGADVVFAPTPEVMYPPGYQTYVEVTEVSQGLCGERRPGHFRGVATIVTQLLALFRPAVALFGEKDYQQLQVIKAFNRDLHLGVDIVGMPTVREPDGLAMSSRNAYLSTEERQRALALSRGMRAALTLLQGGTRDAVALTGAVRHELAAAGLREDYVALVDAERLTPLDVITPGRAARLLVAAFSGNTRLIDNMALGG, from the coding sequence ATGGCGCCCGCCGTCCTGCGAACCGTGGAGGAAGTGAAGGCGTGGGCGGCGGGCCTTGCCCGTGAGGGGCGCCGGCTCGCGCTGGTGCCCACCATGGGCTACTTGCATGAAGGGCACCTCTCGCTCATCCGGGAGGGGCGCCGTCGTGCCGACGTGGTGGCCGTGTCCATCTTCGTCAACCCCACCCAGTTCGGGCCCCGCGAGGACCTCTCTCGCTACCCGCGCGACTTCGAGGGGGACCTGAGGAAGTGTGGCGAGGCGGGAGCGGACGTCGTCTTCGCGCCCACGCCCGAGGTCATGTACCCCCCGGGTTACCAGACGTACGTCGAGGTGACGGAGGTGAGCCAGGGGCTGTGTGGTGAGCGGCGCCCGGGACACTTCCGGGGCGTGGCCACCATCGTCACGCAGCTGCTCGCGCTCTTCCGTCCGGCCGTCGCGCTCTTCGGGGAGAAGGACTACCAGCAACTGCAGGTCATCAAGGCCTTCAACCGGGACTTGCACCTGGGCGTGGACATCGTCGGAATGCCGACGGTCCGCGAGCCCGACGGGCTGGCGATGAGCAGCCGCAATGCCTACTTGTCCACCGAGGAGCGGCAGCGGGCGCTGGCCTTGTCGCGAGGAATGCGGGCGGCGCTCACCCTGCTGCAGGGAGGCACGCGGGATGCCGTGGCCCTGACAGGCGCTGTGCGGCACGAATTGGCCGCGGCGGGCCTGCGCGAGGATTACGTCGCGCTGGTGGATGCCGAGCGCCTGACGCCGCTGGACGTGATAACGCCGGGGCGGGCCGCTCGTCTGCTCGTGGCGGCCTTCAGCGGCAACACACGCCTCATCGACAACATGGCACTGGGCGGTTAG
- the smpB gene encoding SsrA-binding protein SmpB, with protein MASGGKSKGPAGGEQVRLIAENRRARFDYTVDEKVEAGLELTGSEVKSLRDGVANLSDAYALPKGSELFLLNAHIGSYKSASVFDHLPTRGRKLLMHRAEIDRWTTKVRERGYSIIPLMLYFKKGRAKVELGLCRGKTHEDRRQDIKERETKREMDRVVRRR; from the coding sequence ATGGCATCGGGTGGAAAGTCGAAGGGGCCGGCAGGCGGCGAACAGGTCAGGCTCATCGCCGAGAATCGGCGTGCGCGCTTCGACTACACCGTGGATGAGAAGGTGGAAGCCGGCCTGGAGCTGACGGGAAGCGAGGTGAAGTCGCTGCGTGACGGGGTGGCCAATCTCTCGGACGCGTATGCCCTGCCCAAGGGCAGCGAGCTGTTCCTGCTCAATGCCCACATCGGTTCCTACAAGTCCGCCAGCGTGTTCGACCATCTGCCCACGCGCGGCCGGAAGCTGCTGATGCACCGGGCGGAAATCGACCGGTGGACCACGAAGGTGCGGGAGCGTGGGTATTCCATCATCCCGCTGATGCTGTATTTCAAGAAGGGGCGCGCGAAGGTGGAGCTCGGGTTGTGTCGGGGCAAGACACACGAGGACCGGCGCCAGGACATCAAGGAGCGGGAGACGAAGCGGGAGATGGACCGGGTCGTGCGCCGACGCTGA
- a CDS encoding ClpXP protease specificity-enhancing factor SspB — protein sequence MDDKKDLDKKERLLASLDQGMVMIHLDARRPGVLVPASLRGEAHLRLNLSYRFDPPDLTVGEWGVRCTLSFSGSRFKVAVPWSALFAIASHVTKESWMYMEDMPPELLQQPVAARPQPQPVPLATERPRTFLREVPAEPVAEEAPVAAPPPPEVTPEGPKDDSPPPRRGHLRLVK from the coding sequence ATGGACGACAAGAAGGATTTGGACAAGAAGGAGCGGCTGCTCGCCTCGCTGGACCAGGGGATGGTGATGATCCACCTGGACGCGCGCAGGCCCGGTGTGCTCGTTCCCGCTTCATTGCGAGGAGAGGCGCACCTGCGCCTCAACCTCTCGTATCGCTTCGACCCGCCGGACCTCACGGTGGGCGAGTGGGGCGTACGCTGCACGCTGAGCTTCTCGGGGTCGCGGTTCAAGGTGGCGGTGCCGTGGTCGGCGCTGTTCGCCATCGCCAGCCACGTGACGAAGGAGTCGTGGATGTACATGGAGGACATGCCCCCGGAGCTGCTCCAGCAGCCGGTGGCCGCGCGTCCTCAGCCGCAGCCCGTGCCGCTGGCCACGGAGCGTCCGCGCACCTTCCTGCGCGAGGTGCCCGCCGAGCCGGTGGCCGAGGAGGCTCCGGTCGCGGCACCGCCGCCTCCGGAGGTGACTCCCGAGGGACCGAAGGACGACTCTCCGCCGCCGCGTCGGGGGCACCTGCGTCTGGTGAAGTGA
- a CDS encoding protein kinase domain-containing protein: MNERYRLVSPLATGGMAELFLGVAKGAEGFERTVAIKRILPHLAQEPDIARMFLAEARLATLLQHQNIATVFDVAESASGLFLVMELVDGWDLGVLLRQTSKLGRRFPPHLAAHIALHVLAGLHHAYRKLHEGRPLLMAHRDVSPSNILVSREGEVKVTDFGIARLSGASFTAPGHFKGKEAYSAPEVLQGQPATALSDQFSLGLVLHELLTGAHPFSSTTESGGSVALAIVSRDVPPLPAEIPASLADIVRRMLARAPEARFPTPEALGEVLARWLSQTGEPASAQGLTAFLAALPPPPTLREKAGGTGSKSGVSPSRPSASLRPATNDPSAHSAPTRMGPLAEALARGASAGTGAPPGHGDSQAPGALDAEEDEASGLAGIEMSSSGRLLHRCVRCGSLLSAARAPCSVCAERLAPPTPGAFDTSVESPFAPQGGLLASEDGASSVDDAVPPSRGAMDGGRTDAGNTPAGALRGGGASAPQGASSPKNARGAGPAPSGTGSATASLAESIEAVPRRPSAQSVTQVRGDSLELEERAPRPESTWDEVPASAAPRRWGRRIVLLVGVAVAVGGSVWLWPHRTTVAHRLMASVDRPMPPPVLMLTSEPSGATVLIGDKSVGTTPLALDNLYPEGPVAVQVRLKGYRMWKGTFPGGEPARLEATLQR; encoded by the coding sequence GTGAACGAACGCTATCGGCTCGTCAGTCCCCTGGCCACCGGCGGCATGGCGGAGCTCTTCCTCGGCGTGGCCAAGGGCGCCGAGGGCTTCGAGCGCACCGTCGCCATCAAGCGCATCCTCCCCCACCTGGCCCAGGAGCCCGACATCGCGCGGATGTTCCTGGCCGAGGCCCGACTCGCCACGCTGTTGCAACACCAGAACATCGCCACCGTGTTCGACGTGGCGGAGAGCGCCTCGGGGCTCTTCCTGGTGATGGAGCTGGTGGACGGTTGGGATTTGGGCGTGCTGCTGCGTCAGACCTCGAAGCTGGGGCGCCGCTTCCCGCCGCACCTGGCCGCGCACATCGCGCTCCACGTGCTCGCGGGGCTGCACCACGCCTACCGCAAGCTCCACGAGGGGCGGCCGTTGCTCATGGCCCATCGGGACGTGTCCCCGTCCAACATCCTCGTGTCCCGCGAGGGTGAGGTGAAGGTGACGGACTTCGGCATCGCCCGACTGAGCGGCGCGTCCTTCACCGCGCCCGGGCACTTCAAGGGCAAGGAGGCCTACAGCGCTCCCGAGGTCCTCCAGGGACAGCCCGCCACCGCGCTGAGCGACCAGTTCTCCCTGGGGCTCGTCCTCCACGAGCTGCTCACCGGCGCGCATCCCTTCTCGTCCACGACGGAGTCGGGTGGCTCCGTCGCGCTGGCCATCGTGTCGCGCGACGTGCCGCCGCTGCCTGCCGAGATTCCCGCCTCTCTCGCGGACATCGTGCGGCGAATGCTCGCCCGCGCGCCCGAGGCCCGCTTCCCCACGCCCGAGGCCCTGGGTGAGGTGCTCGCGAGGTGGCTCTCGCAGACCGGTGAACCGGCGAGCGCGCAGGGGCTCACCGCGTTCCTCGCGGCCCTGCCCCCGCCTCCCACGCTGAGAGAGAAGGCTGGAGGCACGGGGTCGAAGAGCGGTGTGTCACCGTCGCGCCCGAGCGCGAGCCTGCGCCCCGCGACGAACGACCCTTCCGCGCACTCGGCGCCGACGCGCATGGGGCCCCTCGCGGAGGCACTCGCCCGGGGTGCATCGGCGGGGACAGGGGCTCCGCCTGGACATGGGGATTCGCAGGCTCCAGGAGCGCTGGACGCGGAGGAGGACGAGGCGTCGGGGCTCGCGGGCATCGAGATGAGCTCGAGTGGGCGGCTGCTGCACCGCTGCGTGCGGTGTGGCTCGCTCCTGTCCGCGGCGCGTGCGCCCTGCTCCGTCTGCGCCGAGCGGCTCGCACCGCCGACTCCGGGGGCCTTCGACACCTCCGTGGAGTCCCCCTTCGCGCCGCAGGGTGGCTTGCTCGCCTCGGAAGATGGAGCCTCGTCCGTGGATGACGCCGTGCCGCCATCACGTGGCGCCATGGACGGCGGTCGCACGGACGCCGGAAACACTCCGGCGGGAGCGCTCCGTGGTGGCGGCGCATCCGCTCCCCAGGGGGCCTCGTCCCCCAAGAATGCTCGCGGTGCTGGACCTGCTCCGAGCGGTACGGGCTCCGCCACGGCGTCGCTCGCGGAGAGCATCGAGGCCGTGCCGCGCCGTCCCTCCGCGCAGAGCGTGACGCAGGTCCGAGGCGATTCGCTGGAGCTCGAGGAGCGGGCTCCGCGTCCCGAGAGCACCTGGGATGAGGTTCCCGCCTCCGCGGCGCCTCGACGCTGGGGACGCCGCATCGTGCTGCTGGTGGGGGTGGCTGTCGCCGTGGGCGGCAGCGTGTGGCTGTGGCCTCACCGCACCACCGTCGCGCATCGCCTCATGGCCAGCGTCGACCGCCCCATGCCGCCGCCCGTGCTCATGCTCACGAGCGAGCCCTCGGGCGCGACGGTGTTGATTGGCGACAAGTCGGTGGGCACCACGCCGCTGGCCCTCGACAACCTCTACCCCGAAGGACCCGTCGCCGTGCAGGTGCGGCTCAAGGGCTACCGCATGTGGAAGGGCACCTTCCCCGGAGGCGAGCCCGCTCGGCTCGAGGCGACGCTGCAGCGGTGA
- a CDS encoding DUF971 domain-containing protein: MSFWDRIKPSTPAATATDTRLSPDGSRLELTWDDGARSAATAQLLRQQCPCAACVDEWTNQRTLDQTKVPADLRVKQLQQVGNYALTFAFSDGHTTGIYPWKLLREVTQPIS, translated from the coding sequence TTGAGCTTCTGGGACCGCATCAAGCCCTCGACCCCCGCCGCCACCGCGACGGACACCCGCCTGTCTCCGGACGGCTCCCGCCTGGAGCTGACGTGGGACGACGGTGCCCGGAGCGCCGCCACCGCGCAGCTGCTGCGCCAGCAGTGCCCGTGCGCGGCCTGCGTGGACGAGTGGACGAACCAACGCACGCTGGACCAGACGAAGGTGCCCGCGGACCTGCGCGTGAAGCAGCTGCAGCAGGTGGGCAACTACGCGCTGACCTTCGCCTTCAGCGACGGTCACACCACCGGCATCTACCCCTGGAAGCTCCTGCGCGAAGTCACGCAGCCCATCTCCTGA
- a CDS encoding HD domain-containing phosphohydrolase → MRLFKAMLLLMLVVSIVPTLMVGWLSVSHTRELLVRDAQELAQERVKQLRLKAENLLGEPTDAVLGLARVPDFFSLPLKAQQTHLGAVLSQRREVLAITVFGPDGKRLPGLQAFSPDDVSPTALASHEERSRALLEGIKETPRYSDVVVAPKQAGPVVTLAFALSQPVKGFISADLSLSGLRQMLEQERVGSTGFAYLTDHLGHLIVGGGGVGALGGDVSQRSPVAHLLRQLATTPDAELFHVGNFGEGRDAVVAAYTVLPETGWAIVSEQPVEHAYRQVETMERRILVGLGAAILVALVLAALFSRTLTRPLKVFTEGALELARGKFGVEVKITQKNEVGELAQTFNYMSKQLLAYDMENRGLYESLEKGYLETIVALANSIDSKDAYTRGHSQRVGDVAVEIGRELNLTERELRQLQYGGILHDIGKIGIVESILCKQTKLTDQEMAIMREHPAIGDAIIGPVSFLGAVRACVRHHHERWDGTGYPDRLKGEDIPLLARIVGCADTFDACTSTRPYQKAMPLEKAMEILDTLTGAQLDPQVVAALKQVLAKKGVRLEGHRQPVKLAS, encoded by the coding sequence GTGCGCCTGTTCAAAGCCATGCTCCTCTTGATGCTGGTGGTCAGCATCGTCCCGACCCTCATGGTGGGCTGGCTCTCCGTCTCCCATACGCGTGAGCTGCTGGTGCGCGACGCCCAGGAGCTGGCGCAGGAGCGCGTGAAGCAGCTGCGGCTCAAGGCCGAGAACCTCCTGGGCGAGCCCACCGACGCGGTGCTGGGCCTGGCGCGCGTGCCGGACTTCTTCTCGCTGCCCCTCAAGGCACAGCAGACGCACCTGGGAGCGGTGCTCTCACAGCGCCGCGAGGTGCTGGCCATCACCGTCTTCGGTCCGGACGGCAAGCGGCTGCCGGGGCTGCAGGCCTTCTCGCCGGATGACGTGTCCCCCACCGCGCTCGCCTCGCACGAGGAGCGGAGCCGGGCGCTGCTCGAGGGCATCAAGGAGACGCCGCGCTATTCGGACGTCGTGGTGGCCCCGAAGCAAGCCGGGCCCGTGGTGACGCTGGCCTTCGCGCTGAGTCAGCCCGTCAAGGGCTTCATCTCCGCGGACCTGTCGCTGTCGGGCCTGAGGCAGATGCTGGAGCAGGAGCGCGTGGGCAGCACCGGCTTCGCGTACCTGACGGACCACCTCGGGCACCTCATCGTCGGCGGAGGCGGCGTGGGCGCGCTGGGTGGAGACGTCTCGCAGCGAAGCCCCGTGGCGCACCTGCTGCGGCAGCTGGCCACCACGCCCGACGCGGAGCTGTTCCACGTGGGCAACTTCGGAGAGGGACGAGACGCGGTGGTGGCCGCGTACACCGTGCTCCCCGAGACGGGCTGGGCCATCGTCTCCGAGCAGCCGGTGGAGCACGCCTATCGCCAGGTGGAGACGATGGAGCGCCGCATCCTCGTCGGGCTGGGCGCGGCCATCCTCGTGGCGCTGGTGCTGGCGGCGCTCTTCTCGCGCACCCTCACCCGGCCGCTCAAGGTCTTCACCGAGGGCGCGCTGGAGCTGGCGCGCGGCAAGTTCGGCGTCGAGGTGAAGATCACCCAGAAGAACGAAGTCGGGGAGCTGGCCCAGACGTTCAACTACATGAGCAAGCAGCTGCTCGCGTACGACATGGAGAACCGCGGCCTCTACGAGAGCCTGGAGAAGGGCTATCTGGAGACCATCGTCGCGCTGGCCAACTCCATCGACTCGAAGGACGCGTACACGCGCGGCCACAGCCAGCGGGTGGGCGACGTGGCGGTGGAGATAGGCCGGGAGCTGAACCTCACCGAGCGCGAGCTGCGCCAGCTCCAGTACGGCGGCATCCTCCACGACATCGGCAAGATTGGCATCGTCGAGTCCATCCTCTGCAAGCAGACGAAGCTGACGGACCAGGAGATGGCCATCATGCGCGAGCACCCGGCCATCGGCGACGCCATCATCGGCCCGGTGAGCTTCCTGGGCGCGGTGCGCGCGTGCGTGCGCCACCACCACGAGCGCTGGGATGGCACCGGCTACCCGGACCGGCTCAAGGGCGAGGACATCCCCCTGCTCGCCCGCATCGTCGGGTGCGCGGACACCTTCGACGCCTGCACGTCGACGCGCCCCTACCAGAAGGCCATGCCGCTGGAGAAGGCGATGGAGATCCTCGACACCCTCACGGGCGCGCAGTTGGACCCGCAGGTGGTGGCGGCACTGAAACAGGTGCTGGCCAAGAAGGGCGTGCGGTTGGAGGGCCACCGGCAGCCCGTCAAGCTGGCCTCGTGA
- a CDS encoding peptidoglycan-binding protein LysM has product MRTTLFLFAWLCAAPPDTTVVGPQESLRDVAERALGDASATAELRALNALSSDTVSPGTRLKLPGQERTLALKALETARTLVAQARGTGGPAEAETRLNEAEVHFRTARYAQASEAANAAGTLVTQGQAPQPSTFSVQVEPDAGTTTVSVTRGPPVRVEAEGVTRPVAPGETVLVEKGRPPSLPPPNVPQPEKPAEGARLEYPADTKGVGLGPVKLSWAAQPGVERYEVEVSREAPGANVLTLSSTVAELKLPRLPAGRYRWTVRAVSASGRSEPSGARRFELVENISVRVRSGPWE; this is encoded by the coding sequence ATGAGGACGACCCTGTTCCTGTTCGCGTGGCTGTGCGCCGCGCCTCCCGACACCACCGTGGTGGGGCCCCAGGAGTCGCTGCGCGACGTGGCCGAGCGCGCCCTGGGGGACGCGAGCGCCACCGCGGAGCTGCGCGCGCTCAACGCCCTGTCCTCGGATACGGTCTCCCCCGGCACGCGGCTGAAGCTGCCGGGACAGGAGCGGACGCTGGCGCTCAAGGCGCTGGAGACGGCGCGCACGCTCGTGGCCCAGGCCCGAGGCACGGGAGGGCCGGCGGAAGCGGAGACCCGGCTCAATGAGGCGGAAGTGCACTTCCGCACCGCGCGTTACGCGCAGGCCTCCGAGGCCGCCAACGCCGCGGGCACGCTGGTGACGCAGGGCCAGGCGCCCCAGCCCTCCACCTTCAGCGTCCAGGTGGAGCCCGACGCGGGCACCACCACCGTCAGCGTCACCCGGGGTCCGCCGGTGCGAGTGGAGGCCGAGGGCGTCACCCGGCCCGTCGCGCCCGGGGAGACGGTGCTCGTGGAGAAGGGCCGCCCTCCATCCCTCCCCCCACCGAACGTGCCCCAGCCCGAGAAGCCCGCGGAGGGCGCGCGGCTCGAATACCCGGCGGACACGAAGGGCGTGGGCCTGGGGCCCGTGAAGCTCTCCTGGGCGGCGCAGCCGGGCGTCGAGCGTTATGAGGTCGAGGTCTCGCGGGAGGCACCGGGCGCCAACGTGCTCACCCTGTCCTCCACCGTGGCCGAGCTGAAGCTGCCGCGGCTGCCGGCGGGGCGGTATCGGTGGACGGTGAGAGCCGTGAGTGCCTCGGGCCGCTCGGAGCCCTCCGGGGCGCGTCGGTTCGAACTGGTCGAGAACATCTCCGTCAGGGTCCGTTCGGGGCCGTGGGAGTAG
- a CDS encoding FecR family protein, with protein MLLVLALPASPLGCTAEDAPAMPAATQAPAPVPRAHLRGLKGNVQIKRATADEWSTASDGVPLFENDKVRTEAGAGADLVFTASDSKATTSTVHLGGDSLIGIAETRPRPGRSRTDLTVLRGRIDAELENPARGTIIVGTPGATIQAGREIVFQ; from the coding sequence ATGCTGCTCGTGCTCGCGCTCCCGGCTTCACCGCTCGGCTGCACCGCCGAGGATGCGCCCGCCATGCCCGCGGCGACGCAAGCGCCGGCGCCCGTGCCGCGCGCGCACCTGCGGGGGCTGAAGGGCAACGTCCAAATCAAGCGCGCCACCGCCGACGAGTGGAGCACCGCCAGCGACGGCGTGCCCCTCTTCGAGAACGACAAGGTCCGCACCGAGGCGGGCGCGGGCGCGGACCTGGTCTTCACGGCCAGCGACAGCAAGGCCACCACCAGCACCGTGCACCTGGGCGGTGACTCGCTCATCGGCATCGCCGAGACGCGGCCCAGGCCGGGGCGCTCGCGCACGGACCTGACGGTGCTGCGCGGGCGAATCGACGCGGAGCTGGAGAATCCCGCTCGAGGGACGATAATCGTCGGCACGCCCGGAGCCACCATCCAGGCGGGAAGGGAGATTGTCTTCCAATGA
- a CDS encoding carbon-nitrogen hydrolase family protein — MHLIAAAQMVSTADKAHNLEVATRLVRRASELGARLVGLPENFSWMGPEAERAGAAETLEGPTLSRMAQLARELKVTLLSGSVLEAGAPGGRLYNTSVLFGPEGERLGVYRKMHLFDVEVGDGATYQESAAVAPGTDVVAADTPVGRLGMSICYDLRFPELYRRLSKDGATLLAVPAAFTMMTGKDHWEVLLRARAIENQAYVLAPAQGGRHSAQRLTYGHAMVVDPWGLVTARASEGEGLAVAPVDPELLNRIRRDLPCLRHRRLD, encoded by the coding sequence ATGCACCTCATCGCCGCCGCCCAGATGGTGTCCACCGCGGACAAGGCCCACAACCTGGAAGTCGCCACCCGGCTCGTCCGACGGGCCAGTGAGCTGGGCGCCCGGCTGGTGGGCCTGCCAGAGAACTTCTCCTGGATGGGGCCAGAGGCCGAGCGCGCGGGCGCCGCGGAGACGCTGGAGGGCCCCACCCTGTCCCGGATGGCGCAGTTGGCCCGGGAGCTGAAAGTGACGCTGCTGTCCGGCAGCGTCCTGGAGGCGGGGGCGCCCGGCGGTCGGCTCTACAACACCAGCGTCCTGTTCGGGCCCGAGGGTGAGCGCCTGGGCGTCTACCGCAAGATGCACCTGTTCGACGTGGAGGTAGGCGATGGTGCGACCTACCAGGAGTCCGCGGCGGTCGCGCCCGGGACGGATGTGGTGGCGGCGGATACACCGGTGGGTCGGCTGGGGATGTCCATCTGCTACGACCTGCGCTTCCCGGAGCTCTACCGGCGGCTGTCGAAGGATGGGGCGACGCTGCTGGCCGTCCCCGCGGCATTCACGATGATGACCGGGAAGGACCACTGGGAGGTGCTGCTGCGGGCTCGGGCCATCGAGAACCAGGCGTACGTGCTGGCGCCCGCCCAGGGAGGCCGGCACTCGGCGCAGCGGCTCACGTATGGCCACGCCATGGTGGTGGACCCGTGGGGGCTGGTGACGGCGCGCGCCTCGGAGGGCGAGGGACTGGCCGTGGCGCCGGTCGACCCTGAGCTCCTGAACCGAATCCGACGCGACCTGCCCTGCCTGCGACACCGCCGATTGGATTAG
- a CDS encoding ribosome maturation factor RimP, whose amino-acid sequence MSEKNLKQTVEERASAVLDPIVAGEGLELVDLEFVREREGWVLRLFIDKPGGRVGLDECSQVSRAVDPMLDVEDFIPHEYSLEVSSPGVDRPLKKPAHFERVVGQRVKVKTFGPLGEPPRKNFAGTLAGVAGDGISVEVEGAGTFHILFKDIAKANLEFEF is encoded by the coding sequence ATGTCGGAGAAGAACCTCAAGCAGACGGTGGAGGAGCGGGCGAGCGCGGTGCTCGACCCCATCGTTGCGGGCGAGGGCCTGGAGCTCGTGGACCTGGAGTTCGTCCGGGAGCGCGAGGGGTGGGTGCTTCGGCTCTTCATCGACAAGCCAGGGGGCCGGGTGGGACTGGACGAGTGCAGTCAGGTTTCCCGCGCGGTGGACCCGATGCTGGACGTGGAGGACTTCATCCCCCACGAGTACAGCCTCGAGGTCTCCAGCCCTGGTGTGGACCGGCCGCTGAAGAAGCCGGCGCACTTCGAGCGGGTGGTCGGTCAGCGGGTGAAGGTGAAGACCTTCGGACCGTTGGGCGAGCCTCCGCGCAAGAACTTCGCCGGCACGCTGGCCGGGGTGGCGGGCGACGGCATCTCGGTGGAGGTGGAAGGCGCCGGAACCTTCCACATCCTCTTCAAGGACATCGCGAAGGCGAACCTGGAGTTCGAGTTCTAG
- the nusA gene encoding transcription termination factor NusA, with protein MPTQQANPSVNLNLVLDQVAKDKGIDRAVLIATLEDAMKTAAKKHFGQDRNLEAKYDPEKGVVELFQAITVVEEITDPVQAVNQITLGESHKKGMEVEPGDELVFQIFYRDEDANEAKAQDDQYGDILRLKTFRRGFGRIAAQTAKQVILQRTRDAERENVFNEYKDRKNEIVTGIARRFERGNIIVDLGRAEAVLPVREQVPRETYRPGDRVQAYVLDVLRESKGPQIVLSRASVNLLTKLFEMEVPEIAEGIVVIEAAAREPGGRAKIAVSSRDSDVDPVGACVGMKGSRVQAVVQELRGEKIDIVPYDEDPARFVCSALAPAEVSRVIIDEANHAMELIVPDDQLSLAIGRRGQNVRLAAQLTGWKLDINSESRVREMREFASRSLGALPGVNEMLVETLYAHGFRQARDVAEANAEMLAQIPGVDPARVPSMQEAARKRMVEDQAELSRMDYEREQARIAEARRHPDELNQSERMARVRGVGEKTIEQLQSSGYRTVEDIANEKDLAKLGDVPGVGIKKARQLKSAAENYLVEEAKLRAELNAERGISAATLDGGAEATKSP; from the coding sequence ATGCCCACGCAGCAAGCCAACCCGAGCGTCAACCTCAACCTCGTCCTGGACCAGGTCGCCAAGGACAAGGGCATCGACCGGGCTGTGCTGATTGCCACCCTCGAGGATGCGATGAAGACCGCGGCCAAGAAGCACTTTGGCCAGGACCGCAACCTCGAGGCCAAGTACGACCCCGAGAAGGGCGTGGTGGAGCTGTTCCAGGCCATCACCGTGGTGGAGGAGATCACCGACCCCGTGCAGGCGGTGAACCAGATCACCCTCGGTGAGTCCCACAAGAAGGGCATGGAGGTGGAGCCCGGCGACGAGCTCGTCTTCCAGATCTTCTACCGGGACGAGGACGCCAACGAGGCCAAGGCCCAGGACGACCAGTACGGCGACATCCTGCGCCTGAAGACCTTCCGCCGCGGCTTCGGCCGCATCGCCGCGCAGACGGCCAAGCAGGTCATCCTGCAGCGCACCCGCGACGCCGAGCGCGAGAACGTCTTCAACGAGTACAAGGACCGCAAGAACGAGATCGTCACCGGCATCGCCCGCCGGTTCGAGCGCGGCAACATCATCGTGGACCTGGGCCGCGCCGAGGCCGTCCTGCCGGTGCGCGAGCAGGTCCCGCGTGAGACGTACCGCCCCGGCGACCGCGTCCAGGCCTACGTGCTGGACGTGCTGCGCGAGTCCAAGGGCCCGCAGATCGTCCTGTCCCGCGCGTCCGTGAACCTGCTCACCAAGCTGTTCGAGATGGAGGTGCCCGAAATCGCCGAGGGCATCGTCGTCATCGAGGCCGCCGCGCGCGAGCCGGGTGGCCGCGCCAAGATCGCCGTCTCCAGCCGGGACTCCGACGTGGACCCGGTGGGCGCGTGCGTGGGCATGAAGGGCAGCCGCGTGCAGGCGGTGGTGCAGGAGCTGCGCGGGGAGAAGATCGACATCGTCCCGTACGATGAGGATCCGGCGCGCTTCGTGTGCTCGGCCCTGGCCCCCGCGGAGGTCAGCCGCGTCATCATCGACGAGGCCAACCACGCCATGGAGCTCATCGTCCCGGACGACCAGCTCAGCCTGGCCATCGGCCGTCGCGGCCAGAACGTGCGCCTGGCGGCCCAGCTGACGGGCTGGAAGCTGGACATCAACAGCGAGAGCCGCGTGCGGGAGATGCGCGAGTTCGCCAGCCGCTCGCTGGGCGCGCTGCCGGGCGTCAACGAGATGCTGGTGGAGACGCTCTACGCGCATGGCTTCCGCCAGGCCCGGGACGTGGCCGAGGCCAACGCGGAGATGCTGGCGCAGATCCCCGGCGTGGATCCCGCCCGCGTGCCCTCCATGCAGGAGGCCGCCCGGAAGCGGATGGTCGAAGACCAGGCGGAGCTGTCCCGCATGGATTATGAAAGGGAGCAGGCCCGCATCGCCGAGGCGCGCCGCCACCCCGACGAGCTGAACCAGTCCGAGCGGATGGCGCGCGTGCGCGGCGTTGGCGAGAAGACCATCGAGCAGCTGCAGTCGTCCGGCTACCGCACGGTGGAGGACATCGCCAACGAGAAGGACCTCGCGAAGCTGGGCGACGTCCCGGGTGTGGGCATCAAGAAGGCCCGCCAGCTCAAGAGCGCGGCGGAGAACTACCTGGTGGAGGAGGCCAAGCTGCGCGCGGAGCTGAACGCCGAGCGCGGTATTTCGGCGGCGACCCTGGACGGTGGCGCGGAAGCCACCAAGTCGCCGTAA
- a CDS encoding YlxR family protein yields MCVGCGSKRPQAELTRFVVGPGGAIVVDRERRLPGRGAYLCGVGCMTAALKRKAFARAFRGKAGLLDPSQLG; encoded by the coding sequence ATGTGCGTCGGATGCGGGTCCAAGCGACCGCAAGCAGAGCTCACCCGGTTCGTGGTAGGCCCCGGGGGCGCCATCGTGGTGGACAGGGAGCGGCGGCTGCCCGGACGGGGCGCCTACCTGTGCGGTGTCGGTTGCATGACGGCAGCGCTGAAGCGGAAGGCATTTGCAAGAGCCTTTCGCGGGAAGGCGGGGTTGTTAGACCCGTCGCAGCTCGGGTAG